The following proteins are encoded in a genomic region of Terriglobia bacterium:
- a CDS encoding tetratricopeptide repeat protein — MSRPTRSRCLILVIALLAFAAACSRDPRTFLENGKKQLSQGKYSEAIIELKNAIKRDPGLAEAHYQLGLAYLRLGTFPDAYQEFQKTVAVDQNHREAQLRLGNLLLMDRKFGEARAKAQIILKSEPNNIRAQILLGNTYAGIISVNDSIGEVRRGFEVEPKLLPSYLQLGPAQDPARQPQMAEEIFRKAAEAGNSSPEARLALGNFFLMNQRLAEAEEQFKGALQAAPQSRDTVQALAFFYLQARRFDEAGQLYQQLVEMNKTDSRQQAVLVDFYLAAGKVEQGIQTLEKMISAEPKNPLPKKRLANIYLNQSSFDKAEKLADDILRENPKELEALLLKGRIHLIRNQPTEAIKELQVVVKTQPRSATGHFFLGLAYLQSKSPDQAATELETAVKILDRADPTLLQAYLALAQLRLDSGDADAAIRYAQQALNLNATASQAHLMLGSAYAMKQDYENAAIELEGFVKQNPGNPTGFQRFGMLYLARGDAVRAELQFEAALKIDPNHLETIASLSQLYLTQKKPEKAIQRLTAILAQSPNQPKVHEVLAKVYLSQKDLARAEEEYQKALAIDPKNTDQQAALAEFYASIGRPEKSIDTLHAILRDNPTQTAPRTRVSEILLATKQYDKVVQVADEALQSNVKDTSALLLKGRALMAQNRRSEGLAVLQKAVENEPGSQVARYFLGLAFMQGGDRKRAETEWTDGANREGKYAPIYLALAQSKLDGGDADSAIRYSQQALDMNPRLSAARLILGSAYGSKRDYQRASTDLAEFVRLNPGNPAGLHQLGLCYLNLGNLPEAEAQFEAALTSSPQFTESMAALTDLYMRQNKPERAIQRLTQQTARSPQDARLHQLLARVYLSQKNNPKAEEEYQKAIALDPGNPAPRADLADYYAATGNGDKSLGIYQALIKDDPGNVTLKKRLAASFLSQKAFAQGIQAVDEVLKANAKDTEARILKARMLVGQNRLPEALVELQTAVTNDRASAPAHYYLGLAHFQNKNNQMAESEWSEALRADGRFIAAAVSLAQLKLDMADPDSAMRYAQQALKVNPNAADARLILGTAYAGKGAFKEAAAELETLVKQNPTNPVALYRLGQAYVELGETTKAEAAFESALRSSPDNLDPLAGLANLYIRNRQPEKALQRVNRQISVMPMAARLYEILGQIYLSEKKFAKAEEAYRKAISIDKNNITAYGLLGQLFFVQNSRDKAIQEFKNALKVNPKSLGAHLILGSIYDLQGDQEAAKFHYREALDIDPKSPVAANNLAWLLAETGGDLDEALKLAQTAKEKLPASPNVSDTLGWVYYRKGAYRPAIDLLRDCVSMDPKNATYHFHLGMAYFKSGDRERARASLSQAIQLNPSFPGIDEAKQTLAKL, encoded by the coding sequence CCCGGGCCTGGCAGAAGCGCACTACCAACTGGGGCTGGCCTATCTCCGTCTGGGAACATTTCCGGATGCCTACCAGGAGTTCCAGAAGACGGTAGCCGTCGATCAGAACCATCGCGAGGCTCAGCTTCGCCTTGGGAATCTTCTCTTGATGGATCGCAAGTTCGGCGAAGCGCGCGCCAAGGCGCAGATCATTCTCAAGAGCGAGCCGAACAATATCCGGGCCCAGATCCTGTTGGGAAACACCTACGCGGGCATAATCAGCGTGAACGATTCCATTGGCGAGGTCAGGCGGGGGTTCGAAGTCGAACCCAAGCTGCTCCCCTCCTACCTGCAACTGGGACCGGCACAGGATCCGGCCAGGCAGCCACAGATGGCGGAAGAGATCTTCAGGAAAGCTGCCGAAGCCGGCAATAGCTCCCCGGAAGCCCGGCTGGCCCTCGGCAACTTCTTCCTGATGAATCAGAGGCTCGCCGAGGCGGAGGAGCAGTTTAAGGGCGCGCTGCAGGCTGCCCCGCAATCCCGCGACACCGTGCAGGCACTGGCGTTCTTCTACCTGCAAGCCAGGAGATTTGACGAAGCCGGGCAGCTCTATCAACAGCTTGTGGAAATGAACAAAACGGATAGCCGCCAGCAGGCCGTCCTGGTTGATTTCTACCTGGCAGCCGGAAAAGTCGAGCAGGGTATTCAAACCCTTGAAAAAATGATTTCCGCCGAGCCCAAAAATCCCCTCCCCAAAAAGAGACTCGCCAATATCTACCTCAACCAAAGCTCATTCGATAAAGCCGAGAAACTGGCGGACGACATCCTCCGGGAAAATCCTAAAGAACTGGAAGCGCTCCTCCTCAAAGGAAGAATCCACTTGATCCGCAACCAGCCCACCGAGGCCATCAAAGAACTGCAGGTTGTGGTAAAAACCCAGCCGCGTTCCGCTACCGGCCATTTCTTCCTCGGCCTGGCATACCTGCAGTCCAAGAGCCCCGACCAGGCAGCCACTGAGCTGGAGACGGCAGTCAAAATCCTTGACCGCGCCGACCCGACTCTTCTTCAGGCATACCTGGCGCTGGCCCAACTCAGGCTGGATTCCGGCGATGCCGATGCCGCTATCCGCTACGCGCAGCAGGCGCTGAATCTCAACGCCACCGCCAGCCAGGCGCACCTCATGCTTGGAAGCGCATATGCAATGAAACAGGACTATGAAAACGCGGCGATTGAACTGGAAGGCTTCGTAAAGCAGAACCCTGGTAACCCGACCGGCTTCCAGCGCTTTGGCATGCTATATCTTGCGCGCGGCGATGCGGTCCGCGCGGAACTTCAGTTCGAGGCAGCACTGAAGATTGACCCGAACCACCTCGAAACGATCGCTTCCCTCTCGCAACTCTATCTCACGCAGAAAAAGCCGGAAAAGGCAATCCAGCGATTGACTGCGATCCTCGCCCAATCCCCGAATCAGCCTAAGGTGCATGAGGTACTGGCCAAGGTCTATCTGAGCCAGAAGGATCTGGCCAGAGCGGAGGAGGAATACCAGAAGGCACTTGCGATAGATCCAAAGAATACGGACCAGCAGGCGGCGCTCGCCGAGTTTTACGCAAGCATCGGCAGGCCTGAAAAAAGCATCGACACCCTTCACGCTATCCTGCGGGATAATCCGACTCAAACAGCCCCGCGGACGCGCGTGTCAGAGATCCTGCTGGCCACCAAACAATACGACAAGGTGGTTCAGGTGGCCGACGAGGCTCTCCAGAGCAATGTGAAGGACACCAGCGCCCTGCTCCTGAAGGGGCGCGCTCTGATGGCACAGAACAGAAGGAGCGAGGGCCTGGCGGTCTTGCAGAAGGCAGTTGAGAATGAACCCGGTTCGCAGGTTGCCCGATATTTCCTCGGACTGGCCTTCATGCAGGGCGGGGATCGCAAGCGGGCTGAGACGGAGTGGACCGACGGGGCCAACCGGGAAGGAAAGTATGCTCCCATCTATCTGGCGCTTGCGCAGTCCAAACTTGACGGCGGCGATGCCGATTCTGCCATCCGTTATTCCCAGCAGGCGCTGGACATGAACCCGAGGCTGAGCGCTGCGCGGCTTATTCTTGGCAGTGCATACGGCAGCAAGCGGGACTACCAACGAGCCAGTACCGACCTGGCAGAGTTTGTGCGATTGAATCCGGGCAATCCGGCCGGATTGCATCAACTCGGACTCTGCTACTTGAACCTGGGGAATCTACCGGAGGCTGAAGCCCAATTCGAGGCAGCCTTGACGAGCAGCCCGCAATTCACCGAGTCCATGGCGGCCCTTACCGACCTCTACATGAGACAGAATAAGCCGGAAAGAGCCATTCAGCGGTTGACCCAGCAGACCGCAAGATCTCCCCAAGATGCGCGCCTGCACCAGCTTCTGGCGCGGGTTTACCTCAGCCAGAAAAACAATCCGAAGGCCGAAGAGGAATATCAGAAGGCCATTGCGCTTGACCCCGGGAATCCGGCTCCGCGCGCCGACCTGGCAGATTATTACGCCGCTACCGGAAATGGAGACAAGAGCCTGGGGATCTATCAAGCTCTCATCAAGGACGATCCCGGAAATGTGACCCTCAAGAAGCGCCTGGCTGCTTCTTTTCTGAGCCAGAAGGCATTCGCCCAGGGCATCCAAGCGGTGGATGAGGTTTTGAAGGCCAATGCCAAGGACACCGAGGCCCGGATCCTGAAGGCGAGGATGCTCGTCGGCCAGAACAGGCTTCCAGAAGCTCTTGTTGAATTGCAGACGGCGGTAACCAATGATCGGGCTTCCGCCCCGGCACACTATTATCTGGGTCTGGCGCATTTTCAAAACAAAAACAATCAGATGGCCGAATCCGAGTGGAGTGAAGCACTACGTGCGGACGGCAGGTTCATCGCCGCAGCCGTCAGCCTCGCACAGCTCAAGCTTGATATGGCGGACCCGGACTCGGCCATGCGCTATGCCCAGCAGGCATTGAAGGTCAATCCGAACGCCGCCGACGCCCGCCTGATCCTGGGTACTGCCTATGCAGGCAAGGGGGCATTTAAAGAGGCAGCCGCCGAACTGGAGACGCTGGTAAAGCAGAACCCCACAAATCCCGTGGCCCTCTATCGTCTTGGTCAGGCATATGTAGAGCTGGGGGAGACGACAAAGGCCGAGGCCGCTTTTGAATCGGCCCTGCGAAGCAGTCCCGATAATCTGGACCCATTGGCGGGTCTGGCCAACCTGTATATAAGGAACAGGCAGCCCGAGAAAGCCCTGCAGCGAGTCAATCGACAGATTTCTGTGATGCCCATGGCGGCCAGGCTCTATGAGATTCTCGGTCAGATTTATCTGAGCGAGAAAAAATTCGCAAAGGCCGAGGAAGCCTATCGAAAGGCAATCTCGATTGACAAGAACAACATCACCGCCTATGGTCTGCTGGGACAGCTCTTTTTCGTTCAGAACTCGCGCGACAAGGCCATTCAGGAATTCAAGAACGCCCTGAAGGTGAATCCGAAGTCGCTCGGAGCGCATTTGATTCTGGGCTCGATCTACGATTTGCAGGGCGATCAGGAGGCGGCAAAATTCCATTATCGGGAGGCGCTCGACATTGACCCGAAATCCCCCGTAGCCGCCAACAACCTGGCCTGGCTGCTTGCAGAAACGGGAGGGGATCTGGACGAGGCGCTGAAACTGGCCCAGACGGCAAAGGAAAAATTACCTGCTTCGCCGAACGTCTCCGATACCCTTGGATGGGTCTATTACAGGAAAGGGGCGTACCGGCCCGCAATCGATCTGTTGCGGGACTGTGTGAGTATGGATCCGAAGAACGCCACTTATCATTTTCACCTCGGCATGGCGTACTTCAAGAGCGGCGATCGTGAGAGAGCAAGGGCTTCCCTCAGTCAAGCGATTCAATTGAACCCGTCGTTCCCGGGAATTGATGAAGCCAAGCAGACTCTAGCCAAGTTGTGA